A window from Citrus sinensis cultivar Valencia sweet orange chromosome 5, DVS_A1.0, whole genome shotgun sequence encodes these proteins:
- the LOC127902591 gene encoding ubiquitin C-terminal hydrolase 12-like encodes MANDNEILRGKRSLPPADYIFKIKSFNLLADSTVNRFESGVFESGGYYWRLVFYPKGNESSDHLSLYVKIDESNSYSNAAWSVNVYYRLFVYDQIRKDYLAVQDAKSPVRTFDQHTSEWGFGKFLTLAEFNQHLKGYLLNNTCTFGAEVHVIKPTDTDGTLSKEDSLAVIRERGIDCGCNQFVGCLFTAFIKSIKTLIIDRVPCLGILLNLE; translated from the exons ATGGCTAACGATAACG AAATTTTGAGAGGAAAAAGGAGTCTTCCTCCAGCTGActacatatttaaaataaaatcattcaaTCTACTAGCAGACTCAACAGTGAATAGATTTGAATCTGGTGTTTTCGAATCCGGAGGCTACTATTG GAGATTGGTTTTTTACCCAAAGGGAAACGAGAGCAGCGatcatctttctctttacGTGAAAATAGATGAAAGCAATTCTTATTCTAATGCTGCTTGGAGTGTTAATGTCTACTACAGATTGTTTGTGTATGATCAGATTAGGAAGGATTACTTGGCAGTCCAAGATGCTAAATCTCCAGTGAGGACCTTTGATCAGCATACAAGTGAATGGGGCTTCGGCAAATTTCTTACCCTAGCAGAATTTAATCAACATTTAAAAGGGTACCTTCTTAATAATACATGTACATTTGGTGCTGAGGTTCATGTTATTAAACCTACCGACACTGACGGAACTCTTTCCAAGGAGGACTCCCTTGCTGTTATTAGAGAAAGAGGAATTGATTGTGGTTGCAACCAATTCGTTGGTTGCTTATTCACTGCTTtcatcaaatcaattaaaactCTTATTATCGATCGTGTACCCTGTTTAGGTATCCTCCTGAATTTGGAATAA